The uncultured Desulfobulbus sp. genome window below encodes:
- a CDS encoding substrate-binding domain-containing protein, translated as MKLKNLLVCGLLLAPFIAGSGFAQDKVLKMSTTTSTQASGLLDVLLPALKKDTGIEVKVVAKGTGAAIRDGIDGNVDVIFVHDKNREAKFVADGYGTKRYAIMHNDFVIIGPEADKAGVKGTTSGAEAMKKIATAKATFISRGDDSGTHSKEQSLWKDSGVALEENVAVITKKGKQREVKSVQPKDSASWYLSVGQGMGKTLTIADEKQAYTMTDRGTYIKYKHGRDVPISLDILCEGGENLANPYGFIPVSAKKHPHVKQAIGEEMAQWLVSPKGQKVIADYKLLGNQLFFPDAM; from the coding sequence ATGAAGTTGAAAAATCTGTTGGTTTGCGGCTTGCTTTTGGCCCCCTTTATTGCTGGCAGCGGTTTTGCCCAAGATAAGGTGCTGAAGATGTCTACAACCACCTCAACCCAGGCCTCTGGTCTTTTGGATGTCCTTTTGCCCGCTTTGAAAAAGGATACCGGCATTGAGGTGAAGGTGGTTGCCAAGGGGACCGGCGCGGCAATTCGTGATGGCATTGATGGCAACGTGGATGTCATCTTCGTCCATGACAAAAACCGTGAAGCCAAGTTCGTTGCCGATGGGTATGGCACCAAACGGTACGCAATCATGCATAACGATTTTGTCATTATTGGACCTGAAGCGGACAAAGCTGGTGTCAAGGGAACGACGAGTGGTGCTGAAGCGATGAAAAAAATCGCCACTGCCAAAGCCACCTTTATTTCACGTGGTGATGACTCGGGTACCCATTCAAAGGAACAGTCCCTGTGGAAAGATTCCGGCGTTGCTCTGGAAGAGAATGTTGCTGTTATTACAAAAAAAGGCAAACAACGTGAAGTGAAGTCTGTTCAACCCAAAGACAGTGCCAGCTGGTACCTCTCTGTTGGCCAGGGGATGGGGAAAACTTTGACTATTGCCGATGAAAAACAGGCCTACACCATGACTGATCGTGGTACCTATATCAAGTACAAACACGGTCGGGATGTGCCGATCAGCCTTGATATCCTCTGCGAAGGCGGTGAAAATCTTGCCAATCCCTACGGATTCATTCCTGTCAGTGCGAAAAAACATCCCCATGTGAAACAGGCCATTGGCGAGGAAATGGCCCAGTGGCTGGTTTCTCCCAAAGGGCAGAAGGTCATCGCCGATTATAAACTGCTGGGGAACCAGTTGTTCTTTCCTGATGCGATGTGA
- a CDS encoding HesA/MoeB/ThiF family protein, giving the protein MLNFDDYFSRNLESISQDQLDLLQQKRVAVIGCGGLGGYVIEELARIGLGQFHLFDPDTFSASNCNRQLNALLATMGAKKAEVAANRIASIHPYCRARSFCADFRDIDEQIGFTVDLVVDCLDDIPARRDLSQLCKRRNLPLVHGSVNGWYGQVGVQLPEDNLIDQLYPERGKQAQQRPAPSVLSFTVALVASLQAAEAVKTLLGIDSPLYSGWLYIDLRENDFLFHEL; this is encoded by the coding sequence ATGCTCAATTTTGACGACTATTTTTCAAGAAACCTGGAGAGTATTTCTCAAGACCAACTTGACCTACTCCAGCAAAAACGAGTGGCAGTAATCGGATGCGGTGGTTTAGGAGGATATGTGATTGAAGAGTTGGCCCGTATCGGTCTTGGCCAGTTCCACCTCTTTGACCCGGACACCTTTTCAGCGAGCAACTGCAACCGCCAACTCAATGCGCTCCTGGCGACCATGGGGGCGAAAAAAGCTGAGGTTGCGGCAAACCGTATCGCCTCCATCCATCCCTATTGCCGGGCCAGATCCTTTTGCGCTGACTTTCGAGATATCGATGAACAAATTGGATTTACCGTTGATTTGGTGGTGGACTGTCTGGATGATATTCCGGCCAGGCGCGATCTCTCACAACTCTGCAAGCGGCGCAACCTTCCCCTGGTCCACGGGTCCGTGAATGGCTGGTACGGTCAGGTTGGGGTACAACTCCCTGAAGACAATCTGATAGATCAGCTCTACCCCGAACGAGGGAAACAAGCTCAACAACGCCCCGCCCCCTCTGTTCTCTCCTTTACAGTCGCCCTGGTCGCCTCTCTGCAGGCTGCCGAAGCCGTAAAAACCTTGCTCGGGATCGATTCGCCGTTGTACAGTGGCTGGCTCTATATCGATCTCAGGGAAAACGACTTTCTCTTCCATGAACTCTGA
- a CDS encoding uridine kinase has protein sequence MALVREQDGKRLHVESALMGESLVSKEFIEQLDIAPQERLYPDIAIVKIGGQSICDRGVKALPGILKEIVRNRKDHKILITTGGGTRSRHIYTIGLEMGMPTGVIAKFGSMISEQNALMVATLLSPWGGVKISHSDIVKLPTFFAESIIPVMHGMPPYDYFAIKPKVGRIPIHRTDVGLVILADLIGSKNILFIKDENGLYSDDPKKNPDASFIPEIGAQDLLNMDQDDLVIERPCLEIIQNSEVIEKVQIINGMVEGNITRALNGEHVGTYIYKQ, from the coding sequence ATGGCACTGGTACGGGAACAGGATGGCAAGCGGCTTCATGTTGAAAGTGCACTCATGGGCGAAAGCCTGGTGAGTAAAGAATTTATCGAACAACTCGATATAGCTCCCCAGGAACGGTTGTATCCGGATATCGCCATCGTCAAGATAGGCGGACAATCTATCTGTGATCGCGGCGTGAAAGCCTTACCAGGTATTCTCAAAGAAATTGTGCGTAACCGAAAGGATCACAAAATCCTGATCACCACCGGTGGTGGTACCCGCAGCCGCCACATTTATACCATTGGCCTGGAAATGGGTATGCCCACCGGTGTAATTGCCAAGTTTGGAAGCATGATCTCCGAACAGAACGCCCTCATGGTCGCAACCTTGCTCTCCCCCTGGGGTGGTGTAAAGATATCGCATTCAGATATTGTAAAACTACCGACTTTTTTTGCGGAAAGTATTATTCCGGTCATGCATGGCATGCCACCCTATGATTACTTTGCCATCAAACCTAAGGTTGGCCGTATTCCGATCCACCGCACGGATGTTGGCCTGGTTATTCTCGCCGATTTGATTGGCTCAAAGAATATCCTCTTCATCAAAGATGAGAACGGCCTTTACTCAGATGATCCAAAAAAGAATCCGGATGCCAGCTTTATTCCTGAAATTGGCGCCCAGGATCTTCTGAACATGGACCAGGATGATCTGGTTATAGAGCGGCCATGTCTTGAAATTATCCAAAACTCTGAAGTCATCGAGAAGGTACAGATCATTAATGGCATGGTTGAAGGAAATATCACTCGGGCACTTAACGGAGAACATGTAGGGACCTACATCTATAAGCAGTAA
- a CDS encoding helix-turn-helix transcriptional regulator, producing the protein MKRMMTTKDVAEFLNIHEKMVYTLVSEKSMPATKIAGKWLFPQYLIEQWVENNTINFPSNVRPLTSNQRLIVLAGSNDPLLDKTITLFNRSYSGHLAVFGNVGSMGGVQALRNDLCHIAASHLIQDDEADYNFQYASQEFEHMPVVVNFCRRMQGLLYRKHNPHNIATIADLSTPGLRMVNRSLGTGTRLLIDHELQKAGIRGDKIEGYAHEVPRHMDVGLEILAGRADVGPGIQTVARTLDLGFLPLRWERFDLLVSKKVFFEKSIQSLFGILQSEDFKEAAADLTGYDLSIAGKIVFQEGNEE; encoded by the coding sequence ATGAAACGCATGATGACCACGAAGGATGTCGCCGAATTTCTCAATATCCATGAGAAGATGGTGTACACGCTGGTTTCTGAAAAATCGATGCCCGCGACCAAGATTGCAGGAAAATGGCTGTTTCCCCAATATTTGATTGAGCAGTGGGTAGAAAATAACACGATTAACTTCCCAAGCAATGTGCGCCCGCTTACTTCAAATCAACGGCTCATTGTCTTGGCCGGTAGCAATGATCCTTTACTTGACAAAACAATTACTTTGTTCAATCGTTCATATAGCGGTCATCTGGCTGTTTTTGGCAATGTCGGCTCCATGGGCGGGGTTCAGGCGCTACGTAACGATCTTTGCCATATAGCCGCCAGCCATCTCATTCAGGATGACGAGGCCGATTATAACTTCCAATACGCCTCCCAGGAATTTGAACACATGCCCGTTGTCGTCAACTTCTGTCGACGCATGCAAGGGTTGCTCTATCGTAAGCATAATCCCCATAATATTGCCACTATCGCTGATTTAAGTACCCCCGGATTGCGTATGGTCAACCGTTCACTGGGCACAGGAACAAGGCTCTTAATTGATCATGAGCTGCAGAAGGCAGGTATTCGCGGGGACAAAATCGAAGGCTATGCCCATGAAGTACCCCGGCATATGGATGTGGGGCTTGAAATCCTTGCCGGGCGAGCTGATGTTGGGCCAGGTATTCAAACTGTAGCCCGCACCTTAGATCTTGGCTTTTTGCCTCTTCGTTGGGAACGTTTTGACCTGTTGGTCTCCAAAAAAGTATTTTTTGAAAAATCCATCCAGAGCCTTTTTGGTATACTGCAATCCGAGGATTTTAAGGAAGCTGCCGCTGATCTGACCGGATATGATTTATCCATTGCCGGCAAGATAGTCTTCCAGGAAGGAAATGAGGAGTAA
- a CDS encoding ABC transporter permease → MNFFVDSFFAAFRLIGSGDAELLKIVEVTLSVSSMAAVLASFVGIPTGFLIAHSQMPGKRAVITLLNTLLALPTVVIGLFVYVFISRRGILGPLDLLYSQEAMVIGQFILIVPLIAALTIAAVSRVDDRYQKTARTLGANGWQTALVILREARFAISAAVISAFGRVISEIGISMMLGGNIKGFTRTMTTAMALEYDKGSFTLAVALGVVLMTLSLGINIIFNLIQGKSSR, encoded by the coding sequence ATGAATTTTTTCGTTGATAGCTTTTTTGCGGCCTTTCGCCTGATTGGTTCCGGAGATGCGGAACTGCTCAAGATTGTTGAGGTGACCCTTTCGGTGAGCAGTATGGCCGCTGTCCTGGCCTCTTTCGTGGGAATTCCCACAGGGTTTTTGATAGCCCACTCGCAGATGCCAGGAAAACGTGCGGTTATCACTCTCCTTAATACGCTTTTGGCCCTGCCTACGGTCGTCATCGGTCTATTCGTCTATGTCTTTATTTCCCGCAGAGGTATTTTGGGGCCCCTTGACCTGCTCTATTCACAGGAGGCCATGGTTATCGGCCAATTTATCTTGATTGTGCCGCTTATTGCCGCGTTGACCATTGCGGCCGTGAGCCGGGTAGATGACCGTTACCAGAAGACAGCTCGGACCTTGGGGGCGAATGGGTGGCAGACAGCGCTTGTTATTCTGCGTGAGGCAAGGTTTGCCATAAGTGCTGCTGTTATCTCCGCTTTTGGCCGGGTGATTTCTGAAATCGGCATCTCTATGATGCTCGGTGGAAATATTAAGGGCTTTACTCGCACCATGACCACAGCCATGGCCCTGGAGTATGATAAAGGATCTTTCACTCTTGCCGTTGCCCTTGGGGTGGTCCTTATGACGCTGAGTCTTGGAATAAATATTATCTTTAACCTGATTCAAGGAAAGAGCAGCCGATGA
- a CDS encoding ATP-binding cassette domain-containing protein — protein sequence MSLYQLQRLQQRFSQKTVLDIDELSIEQGAIHALLGPNGAGKTTLLNILAFLETPVSGTLYFQGELIDYTKKNILHLRRQVVLVDQHPIMFSTSVRSNIEFGLKIRKIDGASRERRVDEVLEIVGLTRYKQDRADALSGGETQRLALARALALEPKVLLCDEPTASVDAENQAVITELLRAINREQKTTIVFTTHDRLQAATLAQHTLVLENGRRVNTTYENSYASILEPTASGKDRFLLHGVVELCFSEKIRGRKQAGRGRLTLDPESIVIVPDLNEQSEKGHLLEGRVVMVMEEGKNIRVVVDVGVLMVVLMQTKEYAQKRPLIGSQVCVSIPDTACTWTKSA from the coding sequence ATGAGTCTCTACCAGCTGCAACGCCTCCAGCAACGATTCTCTCAAAAGACAGTTCTTGATATTGATGAGCTCAGTATTGAGCAAGGGGCTATTCACGCTTTGCTCGGCCCTAATGGCGCGGGAAAAACAACCCTCTTGAACATTCTCGCCTTTCTTGAAACACCGGTCTCAGGAACCCTTTATTTTCAGGGCGAGCTAATCGATTATACCAAGAAGAATATTCTCCATCTGCGCAGGCAGGTCGTCCTGGTAGATCAACACCCCATCATGTTTTCCACATCAGTGCGCTCAAATATTGAATTTGGACTAAAAATCAGAAAGATTGATGGGGCGAGCCGCGAGAGAAGAGTTGACGAAGTCTTAGAAATTGTGGGGCTCACGCGTTATAAACAGGACCGTGCCGATGCCCTCTCTGGAGGAGAGACCCAGCGTCTGGCGCTTGCCCGGGCCCTGGCACTTGAACCCAAAGTCCTGCTCTGTGATGAGCCGACAGCCAGTGTTGATGCGGAAAATCAGGCTGTTATCACGGAGCTGTTACGCGCTATTAACCGGGAGCAGAAAACCACGATAGTGTTCACAACCCACGATCGATTGCAGGCCGCTACCCTGGCTCAACACACCCTGGTCCTGGAGAATGGACGACGGGTAAACACAACCTATGAAAACTCTTATGCCTCTATCCTGGAGCCCACGGCCAGCGGAAAAGATCGTTTCCTTTTGCACGGAGTCGTTGAGCTGTGTTTTTCAGAGAAAATTAGAGGAAGAAAGCAGGCAGGTCGTGGTAGGCTGACCCTCGACCCAGAATCTATAGTCATTGTCCCGGATTTGAATGAGCAATCAGAGAAAGGTCACCTTCTTGAGGGGAGAGTGGTTATGGTGATGGAAGAGGGAAAGAATATACGGGTGGTGGTTGATGTCGGTGTGCTGATGGTCGTGCTTATGCAGACAAAAGAGTACGCGCAGAAACGCCCCTTAATTGGCAGCCAGGTTTGCGTGTCCATTCCTGATACGGCCTGCACCTGGACCAAATCAGCTTAA